From a region of the Rhipicephalus microplus isolate Deutch F79 chromosome X, USDA_Rmic, whole genome shotgun sequence genome:
- the LOC119177372 gene encoding uncharacterized protein LOC119177372 isoform X1, which translates to MEYQVTGEDIDPEKITPDQGWLTASCRRAKNEGSKRVPSYSALKCNEHKPCNKENVKNKIIQASRMPHLPKNDIRIIIRPRGGLNIARVGPTTIAEAISTSAGISASEQQADTLCPNIKQNILVASTPKRENANRYVRVKEICIADKTYEVSAYEAAPHSTCKGVIRGIPVQDGSADIDAKIVNDCNPLALAAKRIESTTAVIVAFDGHRVPNFVRYGSVLLQCTLYRRQVDICYACGRLGHQADVCPNPGYVICRGCSVPNPEKEHRCTPTCKLCGGAHLTADRECKERYHIPYVVRRRRWEQAHSTRHNSYEAMNEFNATADDDQASKLSTDGRSDGSRSRSRSRSRSRPRNRTMRVSRSRSHPRTHSRSARSRTPTRSISRGYSRSCSDSRHGSRSGSRPGSRSGSHSGSGPQAGSRPHPSLTGVSHQ; encoded by the coding sequence ATGGAGTACCAAGTGACAGGGGAAGACATTGACCCTGAAAAAATCACGCCAGACCAAGGCTGGCTGACCGCTTCGTGTCGCcgagcaaaaaatgaaggctccaaACGTGTGCCGTCGTATAGCGCTTTGAAATGCAACGAGCACAAGCCTTGCAACAaagaaaatgtgaagaacaagattattcaagcaagccgaatgcctcacctaccaaagaacgacatccgcattatcattaggcccagagggggtcttaacatcgctagggttggcccaacgacaatcgctgaagccatttcgacttcggcaggtatcagcgcatcggaacagcaagcagacacgctctgccccaacaTTAAACAGAATATCTTAGTAGCAAGCACGCCAAAAAGAGAAAATGCTAATCGCTACGTACGCGTTAAAGAAATCTgcatcgctgacaagacctatgaagttagtgcttacgaagcggcaccacattctacatgcaaaggtgtcattagagggattcccgtgcaagacggttcggcggacattgatgcgaagattgtcaacgactgcaatccactagctttggctgccaagcgcatcgaaagtaccactgcagtgatcgtggccttcgatggacatcgtgtgcccaattttgtgcgatacggatcggtgctacttcaatgtacactataccgtagacaggtagatatttgctacgcctgcggtcggctcggccatcaagcggacgtgtgcccgaaccctggatacgttatctgcagaggctgcagcgtgccgaaccccgaaaaagaacaccgctgcacaccaacatgcaagctttgtggaggagcccacctcactgccgacagggaatgtaaagaacgctaccacattccatacgtggtgcgccgacgacgatgggagcaagcacactcgacgcgacacaacagttacgaagcaatgaacgagttcaacgcaaccgctgacgacgaccaggcctcgaagctttctacagatggtcgatccgatggcagccgatcccgatcccggtcccgatcccggagtcgtcccaggaaccgcaccatgcgtgtatcgaggtcccggagccaccctcggacccactcccgcagcgcgcgaagtaggaccccaaccagatctatatcgcGAGGCTACTCTAGGTCTTGTTCTGAttcacgtcacggttcccgttcaggttcccggcccgggtcacgctccggctcccactctggttccgggcctcaggccggttccaggcctcaccc
- the LOC142775135 gene encoding heat shock factor protein 5-like produces MPIIFIYYCISVGNILLRLYVALQSSRLKSRHESPAHQVLVPNVERSKKAVKHVIARGREQSVRLAMPPKDVQKKKRGSSLKRGRGKKAPDSSASKDPPLLPLRFPEKLWMIVNDCKSDAISWSVDGSAIAIDYMKFQVGYLKNRPDIFKTKNISSFLRQLNMYGFKKISPPCSLDSEKTGLHYFRNRSFAKGRPDLLPEVNRKSVELWSKAKKHHESLYKAAFQNCNCGIMQYQVSAASLPGQHVCREHSCLTAATCSYR; encoded by the coding sequence ATGCcgattatttttatttattattgtatCTCGGTTGGCAATATTTTATTGCGCCTGTACGTGGCGCTGCAGAGCTCACGGTTGAAATCTCGGCACGAGAGTCCAGCTCATCAAGTGCTCGTGCCGAACGTAGAACGTTCGAAGAAGGCAGTGAAGCACGTGATCGCTAGGGGTCGAGAACAAAGCGTTCGGCTTGCCATGCCTCCTAAGGACGTCCAGAAGAAAAAGAGGGGCTCTTCTCTGAAGAGGGGGCGCGGCAAGAAGGCACCAGACTCTTCTGCTTCCAAGGATCCGCCTCTGCTCCCGTTACGATTTCCTGAAAAACTGTGGATGATCGTCAATGATTGCAAATCGGACGCTATCTCCTGGTCCGTGGATGGCTCGGCCATAGCGATTGACTACATGAAGTTCCAGGTTGGCTATCTCAAAAATCGCCCCGATATCTTCAAGACGAAAAACATCTCAAGTTTCCTCAGACAGCTCAACATGTATGGATTTAAGAAGATCAGTCCCCCTTGCAGTCTCGACAGCGAGAAGACTGGCCTTCACTACTTTAGGAACAGATCGTTTGCAAAGGGGCGGCCAGACTTGCTGCCAGAAGTGAATCGCAAGAGTGTGGAGCTGTGGTCCAAGGCGAAGAAGCACCATGAATCCTTGTACAAGGCAGCCTTCCAAAACTGCAACTGCGGGATCATGCAATACCAGGTGAGTGCTGCCTCATTACCTGGTCAGCACGTATGTCGGGAGCATTCATGTCTCACGGCGGCGACATGTTCATACCGCTAG